The Entelurus aequoreus isolate RoL-2023_Sb linkage group LG03, RoL_Eaeq_v1.1, whole genome shotgun sequence genome contains the following window.
ttcactgcagtcggcgaatcttcttagtgctgctggtcaggaatattacggacggctgaccagctgacaaactgaccagtgaacaaaaaaactgtgacataacagtgttgacatttttgtacataaccgttttcaatagagttgaatatatatttttcctttagacatgggatttgactttaattgtaccaattttggtgttgctacaaggacttttaaggtatggttgctatggagttttgttttggaacattctgttctggaacagtaaactttaagctggtttttctcaaaacggaccctcaaacttggtcgacttcaatcggatgtaactcggtcattttctgtccgattccaacaaaccatatatcattttgaaggtctttagatggagaatgtgtaaataataataactcAGTTTtaaaaatttcctcattgtgactcattttgccagcacaggtcacatatgttTATTGATAAAACAGTGGTTGGCTtcattatgtatttatatattgtaaagttttttttattgaaagttTGATTTTTAAATATCAAAAGGGCAaaacatattttacttttttgaGATGTTGAATAAGGCAGGAGGCCTACGATTCAGTATGCTCATATATGAGCATTAATGTTATGTTCTGCATTGGACATTTATTTGAAATTAAGTGAAATATAATTTTAACGCCTAAACATAACCAGTCAATGACATGTAAGGATTCTTCAGAACTGAGCATTGTCACACCTATTGTTCAAAGCTAAATGCTCTCTTTCTATCTGTGTGGtactaattgttttacagctttctttattccttTTCTAACATATctaatatttttatcaaacaTACGAAGCACCACTCTCTCTGTTTCACCACTTCAATTTCAGTTAACTAGCTTCTAATCTAGCAAAGTTAAGCTAGTCCCGGTCCAAAGCCGCTGCGCtccatcatcgagtggtctgctgcttcctcgcttccctgctccctgtaagtttattgtagatcataaatcatgcctctcacctggaaagtaaatggctgagaatttttaatcTGACAAGTTTTGAAATTTTGACCATCatataggacctggaactggcaacAACGATACGAAAAGCGCCTGTTTTCCCCCGCCCCTCCACcccgtttctttgcgaggattatgagacatctTTAATCTAAATGagtatatatgaacatcctagctgtcggtatcctaatgacagcagaccttatacagtaagtgatgttttattatgtctgttgGCTCTGATAAAGTgtgtgagcagaaatcagtgatgaagaaaacatTTGAAGCAAATAGTTTTTTAAATCaatgcgccgcatatgcttaaaatgatcaaaatatgtaaatatgttattatatatgtgcttgttactaaatgacatatatacttatatcatgtatataaaaccgtaATGGAGGTATTTTTTTAGAGGCTCGATGGGCAGAATTGAAcgtctcccataggctccattgtacgtGGACTTTTGAtctaatgtatttaatatttagaatgcatttaaaaaatccatctgtcgtcatgtctttcataatcatTGTGAACCATaggtaaaattccccaaaaagtgtaaTTCCCCTTGAAATATAAAGTAAAACCTCTGTTTTGTTTtgaataaatacttaggcctactacgctaaaaAAGTATATAAACATTTTGAGAAAACTACtgcactaaatatatatatactgtatatatatatatatatatatatatatatatatagatatatatatatatatatatatatatatatatatatatatatatctatatatatatatatatatatatatatatatctatatatatatatatatatatatatatatatatatatatatatatatatatatatataatatatatatatatatatatatagatatatatatatatatatatatatatatatatatatatatatatatatatatatatatatatatagatatatatagatatatatatatatgtatatatatatatgatataaactcaGCCACATGAGCCCAAGGGGGTACTGAATTTCTCAAAACATGAAGGCCATGGCCACTTTGAAGAGCATAACATAAAGTATAGGCCAAAAACTGGAGAGTTCTGAGTGTAGTGCCACCTCAAAATTACATCTTGGGACACATCAAAATGGATCTTTTCTATTTTCTAGCTCAATTATCTTTTCTGGATGTTATTGCTTTCCCTGTCTCATTTTTCATTGGAAATGTGTTTCACAGAGCCGAGCGTTTCCCCTCAGCTTTAATGGACTTGAGCAgcaagtggaatgtattattgtGGAAGTCAGTAATCGGTTGTTTGTTTTGTAAATAATGGTTctaggcaaaaaaaacaaaaaaacctccatgactttttaaaagaggAGAACATCTGAAaactaattaaaatgtattctgGTCTTCCAAAACTTTTTAAGAAATTGTTTCCCAAATACCAATCAAACAATTAGCCAAAGGCTCAAAATGATGTAGTTCCAGGGTGAAGACAGCTTGAGGGTTAAGTTATTCGATGCTTCTactaaaaaagttaaaataaacaTTCAGATATGATGTCAATGTGTTGATGATTTTTACCTGTAAATGAGGACTTCATCTTCAGAGCAATTGTACTGCAGCTGATACATTTTGACCTTTGGAGTTGATTTGCTAACAGTCCATTTTATCAGGGCAGAGACAGCGGACACTTCTGAGACAGATACCGCATTGTCAGGCAGAATTTTAGGCTCCCCCTTACTGATCTTGGTAGAGCTTGTTATGTCTGAAAGCCCAGACTTGGACTGTGTGGTACGGTTTGTACCATTCGTCAGGTGAGGGAGCTGAATGATTGACAGCTCTATTGAGGCTGTCGATTCCCCAGCAGCATTTGCAGCTATGCAAGTAAAGGTTCCATAATCCTTGGGTGTTGTGATTGTAATATCCAGCGTGCCGTTTTCATATATAGTCGCCCGGGAGGAATTGCTGATCAGGCGGTCATCTGGTGCAACCCAGTGGACGGTTGGCATTGGATCACCTACGGCTTTGCAGCGTAAACTCGCTGTTTGACCTTCTAGCACGAGCAACTTGTGTGTATGTTGCGTGATGAGAGGAGGCTCGCAAACAAATTCCTCCTCACGGACTGACCAAAAGTAGCGGCCCTTCAAACTTGTAGGAGAAGCACATGTTTCCATGTCATCTTCTCGTTCCAGCCTCCTAAGCCAAAGTACTTCACAGTTGCAGTGCAATGGATTTCCACCAAAGCTTAGAGACAATGGAGGTACGTACGGAGTGGTCATCCCAATGCTGCTTTGGGAACGGCCAAAGATAGGGTCCGGTGGGAGCTTCTGCAGACGGTTGGACGTAAGGTCCAATCGAGCCAGTTTTTCTAGATCTGTGAAAGTTCCCTCATCGATGAATGAGATAAGATTATGGTCCAGACTCATTTGATGGAGGTTTACCATCTTGCGGATGGATTCCCAAGGCACACTGCGAAGGTTGTTGTATGACAAATCCAGATCTTCCAGGGTCAGCATCAGGTCATCAAAGGAGACTTTGGAGATGCGATTCAGTTGATTGTTGTTGAGGATCAGGTGCTGTAGGTTGACCAAACCCCTCAGGTCATCCGGTCCCAGATCGGTCAATCGATTACTGTCCAGATGAAGGGATCTCAGGGTCTCCAGGTCAATGAAGGAGAAGGCCTGGATGGTGCCGATGGTGTTGCGGGACAAGGTGAGGTCCACCAGACCCGTCATGTTGGCAAAGTCCTGAGTGGTGATCTTGAGGATAAAGTTACCACCCAGTCGGAGCTCCACGGTGTGACGATCTATGTCCGGCGGGACGAAGAGTAGACCTTTGGAGGGGCAAAGAGTCCCCAAAGACTCTGAGAGGTTCTGGCAGACACAGTATTTGGGACATGCACGGACCATTGTAAACGTGATTCCCAGAAGCAGGAGACTGACGACCACTTTGTCCATGTTAGTTCATACAAAGGGGACCTGCAAAAATGAGAAAAACAAAGGAATGaataagtatttctgattctgcttAGTTTAATTCAGGGCTATTCAAGTAAATTGCTCTGcgagccacatttccagaaagctaagattaTACTTCTGCCTTCACTATTATtcatattttgtatattcctgagaaccGGCATTCTTTGTAGTGGACATTGTTTTAGGTTTATTTATTATGTCAGAGTTACAAATTCTGGAAAAAAATAGCCCTGTTTCGTGAAAAACAAGTGTCCACAACAGAGGACGCAGACTCTCAGGAaggtaaaatgtcaatgcaaggatctgccattaCGAAAAAGTTTTACTTCACCAAATGGCTAGTCGTGAATTAAAACACAAGCGATATGTTTCCTATATCAAAGATAATCTATGTTAGTGCTCTAATGTTTTTTGGAGTCGCTGTAAAAATGTTAGTCAGTAAGATGTCATTCCCGGACTGGATCTGGCCCTTGGTATGCCAGTTGATTAGCCCTGGTTTAGTTCTTATAAATAAAAAGACACATATAAACACAAGGCAACAGTACAATCAAGCAGCTTCACACGATGGGTTGTGTGTAGAAACACTAGTTAATCTACCAAGCTGTTTTAGACCCTGTCGACAAACATGTTGCTGTTTTGATGAGCTGGTGCTGTTATCACCGTTGAGTTGTTTTCTAATTAATAAGCTCTAGTCAAAGATTTGCATGCACTGTTGACATTTGCATTGCAAAGGAGGTGTGGTAATCACACAAGGATAGTCTACTCTCAGAAGCTACTTTCAATAATGCATACGACTAGTGGAGGAATATGTAAGCACTGTTGAAGATTCACAGGCAATATGTTTTTGTAATACCCGGTGAAGcttttagtaatgacttggtatctAAGTATATGTATTTACAGTGCTCTTAGTGACACGGAAGGTACATGTCATATGCTATGCTTCTTCTTACAATACATTTCAATCCTCTCCTCGTTCAGACTCTTTAATAAGTCACAATTAAGCATCTGAGATCATGAAGTGCTGCTGAATATTGATTACGTATAACAGTGAAACAAATTGAATTACGTGGCAGGAAACGATTAAATGAcaaaatttaacaaaaaataaaatgaattttGCATATTCATAAAATGAAAATAACTAACACATATTTAATGACACAGCAATATTATGGAGAGTCATAATCATAACAATTAAATACAAACTATATACCACACATACATAATACAATGCATAATTTACATAGATGAGGGAGTATaactttattttaaatgtttgtcCCTGCAGCATCTTTCTGTCGGCCACCAAGTTTCTAATCTGGCTATTTTAAACACAATAATGTGACCAGTAGGACTGAAAACATAGAGATGTATatgaaaaaacacaaacacaaaacgGCATATTTACTGCAAATTGGATCCTTTGTTGATTTCAAGCATCATCAACATCCGACCCTGACGCCGCAATGTCGAGATAATCATCATAAGGGCTTTCAGCTCCTGAACTGAGACCGTTTTTGTCTGGGCTCATTTCAGTAGATATTAAAATTGCTGACATAAAATCAACACAAATGTAATTACGTTatctaaaataataaaatatggcGATTCAGAAAAAGCTGGCATTTGCGTTAGGCATGTAACAACAAAAGGAGGCGAAGAAAGCAAAGCTGATTCTGGTAGAGCTGACCTTTCAGGGAATGGTGTTGTTTTTTCTCACAGGGGAACAGGAACCATGTATGAGGTTTGATGCTCACATCCATTTACTAGTGGCCTTTTCCGAGGCTCAAGCGCCATCTTCTAAAACACCAACATACACATGCCGCCTTACCGTGCAATAGGAGCGAGATATTTAGAACTATTTTCATCTTGCTTCAACGTATTGGATAGGTCAGCTATTCTTAAACTGTGGTGCGCATACAACTAGTTGTACATAGGCTCTATCTAGTAGTACGCCaaaaaatcacttaattaaataattaaacacAGAGTTCCTGTTCAAATTATttgcaatgttacagtggccaaacatattaaatatacttgttgaataaaaccgcTGCATGGTTTTAATGAatattaggcctactacgctaatgtattttaatgttggttattatggtggtacttggtgaaaacagtttgagaaccactaagATACATTAGGTTTTctgacaagaagaaaaaaaacgccCTTAAGAAATATCAAAAATACTGCAGGGTATGTCGGAATTGCTGCAAATGCTGAATACCAGATGTTGGTAGTAACTCGCTACATTTACTCCGAtatatttacttaagtaactttttgaaaaaattgtacttgtcagagtagttttaatgtaacatactttttacttttacttgagtatttttgtgattaagaaacgctacttttactccgttacattgacTTTCATTCCGATCGTTACATTTATTTGTATCATAATTATTTCATTATCTATTGATTAAGGCTGACAAAAACAAATTCATTTTGTCACAGAGCGTTCTTCCggcaggcactgtcacatgactctgtttggcCAATCCAACGTAGCTTTAGTGATGTTTGACTCACAGCGGTGATCCAATCAGAACTACAACTACTTAGACATGATGTTTGGATTTTTTACCAGGAAACCAGACTTATTATATTGTAggaatgtaacgataaacggtaataatgacGACGGGGGTAAAACTCCCGATGGTTAGTATTAccctttaaaattaaaattaactaAGAAACtgagattgataactgcactttgataaactcatggcAGACTGACTTGTGCCAGCTTGCTAACTTAAATGCTaaaatgaaaacaagagacatacgTCTTTCCCTGttaaaaacaacataccccaatctaaacttctaTAAACAAATTACTGTCTGAGCCATTAAGTTTATTagctgtgcacattgaacctacaagctgtgctctctgaaAACGAAATTATGATGATCAATCTTTCCTCAGAGGAAAAGACACAAGGTGTTTTCATGGTGTGTTCAAGTACCGACAGACACAAGTACCACCAGAAGTAATACAGAATTAGAATACGTTTAATTtttacgcacttttcatttaaattaatCTTTAAGtgatacagtacaaaccaatatttacagTGCATCAGTAACcgttatcatctattattaaaaCCGATACCACACAAGAATACAACACTTCAGTGAGGCATAAGAAAGTCAAGACATGTACAAAAATGACTTTTCTACCAGTGTGTATATTCAttttagttatgtttaaaaagctttttgagcacattccacaatactgtgataataatgataaccgtgataattttggtcacaatcacCGTGATACGAAATTCTTATATTGTTACATCGCTATTGTATTggcactagagatgcgcggtttgcggacacaaccgcggataatccgcgggtcgggcggatgcatgacgaaaaaaattgattttaaatagattcgggcggggtggcggttgaaccaattcagaaaaaaaaaaatacatagttaaatgttgttacccacatacgaaaaacgagcagcgcTCTttcaaacaggcaattattcatcaggcactgctgcagctgtcacgccaaatttcttctcccctacaaaagccttccccccatttacttccggggctgcgtccaataaagtcacaaagttgccgggggtccttaacccgcacgcgactgtcctgtttcgcgcttgtacaaaaaaaaacaataatcgatttcttcagattccagcagctgtcaaagacgaagtatccctccagcgacgggcagtcaaagccgaagtgctatcgatcgctgtcaatgacgtaagaggaaacatgaccacggaagtaaatggggggacggggggggggggggggggggggttgtagggggaagaaatttggcgtgacacagcacaccacaacacaacacaacagcagaagaagaaaaaaataaaaatatggcaacgccggctgcaaacgtggtacgcgacaaactaaaaaagggaatactaaagaccagtcaacactttcttaatggaaatgacaataatattataataatgataaataatattatcacgcattaatatctcttagcctctaatgcgtggccaagagatattaatgcatggcacgcattgaatgtctctgctgcattggatcagtctcctttctttaacaggaatgccttgcatcgtctatattagatatataacaacgggtgggtggcgggcggttgtggttttgataaaatgttagttcgggtggatgacgacttttgtgatgcggttgcggatgaaataattgcctatccgcgcatctctaattggCACACAAATCTtttcaatatgtcttctacaccTGGCAGAAAGAGAAGACATATGGTGACATTTTACTTTTGCGATAGTACACAACAAGATATGTTGTAAATCCTGTGGCTCGATTTTCTCTGGCAAAAATACAACCGACTTGAAGAACCATATGCAGGCTAATCATTAGGACATCAGTAGAGAAGGAGCAAGTCTGCTTACTCAACTACTACTTTTGTAGTACACATAGGTAAGCTTGCCTGCCAATCTAGaataaaactagtttgtgtctttatgtgaccattttagtcatatattattcaacacttgaaaaaaatgcttaatttcAGCTAAAAACCCAACATACAATAAGGTTagtgtgaaatgtacttattgaaatattcatggagtgcaggtcttgtgtatttagtttttgagatgcaataataattaataaaagtgCTTTCAAGAAAACTTCAAAGATGTGTTGTCTGTTATACTTCATATTTAAGTCAACAACATGTACTCTAATTTGAGTCGACTagaatgttgaggaatttagtcgactaaaaccaAAATTAATTTGAATGACTAACATTAATTTTCGTCAGAAGACTATAACTAAAACTAAGTACAAAACTGCTGTCAGAATTAACACTGGCTGGTGGTATGATAAAATAGAAACCTACTTGTTTAATAAGTATCAGAAAGTTCCCAAAGAAGACACTTTAATTTTGTGTTATGACATTAGCACATCCCGGCTGTTTGAGACAACTGGTAAGCAGAAACCTCCTAAAACAGTTGACTAAAATAGCAATCTTTTTGTATGTCTCTGATGATCCTAAAACCCACAAGTGTcaattaaacacattaaaacattaccaacaacactAAATAGCAGTGGGAAGTTGTACTttctagggacggcgtggcgcggttgagagagtggccgtgccacctggttcaatccccacctactaccaacctagTGTCTtgctccttgagcaagacacttcacccttgctcctgatgggtcgtggttagagccttgcatggcagctcccgccatcagtgtgtgaatgggtgaatgtggaaatagtgtcaaagcgcttcgagtaccttgaaggtggaaaagcgctatacaagtataacccatttaccatttacttatcTGTTAGATGCAGAACTTGAAAGTTACTTACActagcttattagcatgtagcattctcttctttGGCTGTATTTACATTTCtacatagctaaacaagctgaaatgaccaaTCACCCCTGAGTGCACGAGGGGCACATTGCATGTGACCATCAGTCACCTTAGAGATAAGATCATGAAAACTAGAACTCCACATGTAGCtatgaaaatagaagaaactatTTAATTTGAcagatcagactaatttagtacatagaaacgtactgactgtaaaaagtgTCATGATGTCAGACAAGGCAGCACCaatcttcaatgattactttcaaactagtaaaaataacaattatATTATGTGCtgccatctgtgtcagtagaaatgttcacacttCAGCCTCCAAGAATTCAACTTCTAACTGGAGAAAACATGTTGCAACAAATTGTATATGAGTTTTATGttttacacacatgcatacattaactacaattgtagtccaagaaccattaaaaaatatctacaaaaaaattcaaaaagttactcacaagttactcaatacttaTGTAGTTTTTTCGCGGAATACTTACTTTCTCCTATTCAAGTGATTATATTGATGACtagtttttacttttacttgagtcatattgttcTAAAGTAatggtactcttacttgagtacaatttttcagtactctacccacctctgctgaaTATTAACAAACATTTGCAAATGTGTTGTAGCACTTTAGCTCCGCAGCATAGTATATCAGCCCGGTCAGATGTGATTAATTAATATGACAgagttcttttgtttttttgttttttacagctctgtgcaaaaaaaaaataaaaatcaccatcagaagatgctaaaaaaatatttttttattattgtcagAATATGCTAATTGTTGATCACGGAAGAACCTCTCTCGCCGTGGTCTTTATTGCAGCAATCACTCCCGCGGCAAGGTCGTTTCCGCGTAATTGTGCCAGTGTGCACGCACATTTCAAGTGTGCTGAATAGAGACGTGTAACAGAGGCTgtagaacagttttagtcttgataaatcacattgcgagtgctAAATGATTACATTTGTGTCTCCTCCTCCCAGTAGTTTAAGCGttctaataatcagcatatattctgcatatacatgaagacagacacgctacaTGGACTGCAatctctattttgctcatttaagagacgtaATCATCTGTATCTCATTTTGGTTCCGACGAGAGTGCTTAATCTCAAATGTGAACTTGGCCCAAGCAACTGTTTAAGGGCCTGCACTGTGGAGAAAACCTTGAAGATGAATGCTATGTTTGTCACATTTACTCCAAGCTACGAAAGAGTAGACAACAAACTATTATTCACAAACAGTCTCCTGCTTCTCCAGCAAGTTATGGTAACCCTAATTTCCTCTAGTGCAGggctgggcaattaatttttaccgggggccgcatgagcaacccgagcactgctggagggccacatcgacaatatttcaattacattttgctcaatattatttgtgatgtataccgtaagataaataataataataataattattattattattattaataataataataataatactttcatttaacctaacttaactttatatcaaaagcactgctttggaaatcatgtgtacccctttcagagatcacatttagttccccttaaacatcctcatgttgcacaatgaaatgtaagcataggatgaagtgtgcattcctgtaactttctctagtaacagcattccatgattaatataaataaattaacattaaaaataaatgacagtaaaataagcacacgtatgactgtagtgtaactttgtgtggtgtttgagttgtctgactttttgtgtggccataaacgcaccagtggtttagtggtatgcgtgttggtgacagatgacaagttggttttggcctggtttgtacggcagaaaatgactagtttttcgagatagaagtgtttcactcatgtttttggtgtggttatggccgaatataaacagttttgctcaataaattgatctatataattcctggcctcgaagcatctcgatagacgttacaataattgaacggtgttcaattgaacggtgttgacgaacaccgttagggccgcttgttgtcactgtcactcaaagttgcattgcaaaattacacagaataaatgtgtttattttgtttagaattcagatgggatttgatttggtgtgcggcatatatttgctgtgcgcagaggacgcttgagcagtgcgcaattgcgcaggcgcgcaccttagagggaacgttgcttggcagtccatgtcttgttgaaaacacgccattcgtcatcaacttttctctttttagcgtctcgggtgtaaaccgtgcatcacttgtcgctgtgcaccttcactcacaggttacacacgcacatacgcccataaataacaccttTCAaactaaaagcagcacagttgtattgcgtgcacgacttagatgttttttcaactttattttgtaatttgtgattgcagctgttcacattcactcacaatcacgcacgcgcatacgtccacacggaagtaatacaaataacgcttttcaaaacaaaagcagcaccgttgtattgtacactcgacatagatactttttaaaatgtattttgtaatttatgattggcctcaggcgggccggacagggacgaacaaagggccggatgtggcccgcgggccgcataatGCCCGGGTCTGCTCTAGTGCCTGTGTACATTTCTTCAAGTAGTGCCATTATTCAGTCAACCATGTTCTTGAGAGGTAGTACAATTATGACCTATTTTTTAAAGCGCATTTTCAAAATGGCAGGTAGAGTGTATTCTACAAGCTGCAATACCATCTATTAAACATAATTTCAAGTGCACTATATATAGAGCCCATTGTCTTGTGCTGGGGGGATAAAAAACAGTATCTGTTCTTGGAGGGAGGCAGACATTTTGAGAGGAATGAGGCAACTGCATGCCTCCCTTAACCTTGTATATTTTTGCTCTAATCAATCACAC
Protein-coding sequences here:
- the LOC133646407 gene encoding leucine-rich repeat and fibronectin type-III domain-containing protein 2; translated protein: MDKVVVSLLLLGITFTMVRACPKYCVCQNLSESLGTLCPSKGLLFVPPDIDRHTVELRLGGNFILKITTQDFANMTGLVDLTLSRNTIGTIQAFSFIDLETLRSLHLDSNRLTDLGPDDLRGLVNLQHLILNNNQLNRISKVSFDDLMLTLEDLDLSYNNLRSVPWESIRKMVNLHQMSLDHNLISFIDEGTFTDLEKLARLDLTSNRLQKLPPDPIFGRSQSSIGMTTPYVPPLSLSFGGNPLHCNCEVLWLRRLEREDDMETCASPTSLKGRYFWSVREEEFVCEPPLITQHTHKLLVLEGQTASLRCKAVGDPMPTVHWVAPDDRLISNSSRATIYENGTLDITITTPKDYGTFTCIAANAAGESTASIELSIIQLPHLTNGTNRTTQSKSGLSDITSSTKISKGEPKILPDNAVSVSEVSAVSALIKWTVSKSTPKVKMYQLQYNCSEDEVLIYRMIPMTNRAFIVTNLVPGMQYDLCVLAIWDDSATTLTATNIVGCVQFMTTDDYPQCQSLHSGFLGGTMILVIGGIIVATLLVFIIILMVRYKVTNGIQTIKLPSVSNTYSQTNGGMNRFNGAPPQVKSAVVVMREEMVEFKCGSLQSSISSSSSSSNSLDSQTGRRAGDCYSMQGAECSTLPSSKFRRHRHSSKPQPNLDHLLGAFTAMELRGVSREGQGVPSPSNTSSAMITGAVAPLSDKEPLLGRAESTTMLGRLLGLPQEGKPKRSHSFDMGHAGATQCRGTHPRRISNIWTKRSLSVNGMLLQYDDNEDDKPSFESSEWVMESTV